In one Aminivibrio pyruvatiphilus genomic region, the following are encoded:
- a CDS encoding proton-conducting transporter membrane subunit, producing MALLAASLAGIPPLGGFWSKWMILLAAAERGAWVAALAVAAGTVLSCLYYVPLFFVLYGPSRPEVSAKKSGAPFPGGRLLLALGASAVLLALLYLVPGLREQFVSAGTSALVPDAYIGNVLGRPVP from the coding sequence ATGGCCCTCCTGGCGGCGTCTCTGGCGGGCATTCCTCCCCTGGGCGGCTTCTGGAGCAAGTGGATGATTCTCCTGGCGGCGGCGGAGCGGGGGGCCTGGGTTGCGGCCCTGGCGGTGGCTGCGGGTACAGTCCTCTCGTGCCTCTATTATGTTCCTCTTTTCTTCGTGCTGTACGGTCCGTCACGGCCCGAAGTCTCCGCAAAGAAGTCGGGAGCCCCATTCCCCGGGGGAAGGCTACTCCTTGCCCTCGGCGCTTCAGCGGTGCTCCTCGCGCTCCTCTATCTCGTTCCCGGGCTGCGGGAGCAGTTTGTTTCGGCGGGAACGTCGGCCCTGGTCCCGGACGCCTACATCGGGAACGTCCTGGGCAGGCCGGTCCCCTGA